One Blastopirellula marina genomic region harbors:
- a CDS encoding M1 family aminopeptidase, which translates to MNSLRTLLVAAATFLAVAAHQSIVLAEEAQCTCRYCESGAARAAFGVDLGNDGPHYAPVRKVDVQHIKLDITPNFKERTVGGKTTIRFVPLREAIDVLKLDAVDLSITSIEASTPVSEFDTTSKDLTIAFAEPIPVGQESWVTIEHHCQPQGGFYFRTPEMGYPKEDTHCWTQGESHYARQWFPCFDYPNEKSTTEVICHVPSDMTVISNGRNLGESIDPATNLKSVHWLQDKPHVNYLICVVAGYFDKLEDAAGNIPLGYYSQPTLSKHAAASFQDTASIMDFYQKEIGVAYPWHKYDQVTIRDFMAGGMENTTITTLTHNTIFTPATENIRSSRGLDAHELAHQWFGDYVTCEDWSHLWLNEGFATYYTHLYEGEKFGRDAMLYGLYRDATNRVLPGGANDKRPIVWKKYRNAGEQFDYRAYPKGSWVLHMLRSQLGEEMFRETIQSYLKEHGLTTVTTPELQAAFEETSGRTFDRFFDQWVYHARHPDLKIRYRFDPKLSLAQITLEQTQKVDDDVMLFHFPATFAFLCDGEMVLHTEEITDAKHDFYVALPSKPEMVQFDPEYTLLTKVDFDKPEDLWISELENAERAPGRILAISALAKKKSNKAIDAIQKALETDPFFGVRVEAAEALGKIHSDESRAAIRKTAMPSDARVRLALVKATVGDYQPEKVAELLEAAQAEKNPAIAAAWIEGLAKYSDAPVTQYLIASLDKQSFRNEIAEAAVEAMRKSGSSQYVPDLTEQVALHADSYTTRGLASLLRTLASLSDEKPEKLQSLEHIAPHLNDARNDVQKGAIEALGKLGLEDARPILQAYADASHNEELSKAAEGALAAITKQSTPQPTELIELRKQMQDLEKSNDSLQKKLDELEKKLEASEDVEKKD; encoded by the coding sequence ATGAACTCTCTCCGAACTTTGCTCGTTGCCGCAGCTACGTTTCTGGCTGTCGCCGCACATCAGTCGATTGTCCTGGCCGAAGAAGCCCAGTGCACGTGCCGCTACTGCGAGTCCGGCGCGGCTCGGGCAGCGTTTGGGGTCGACCTGGGGAATGACGGCCCGCACTATGCTCCCGTGCGTAAAGTCGACGTGCAGCATATCAAGCTCGACATCACGCCGAACTTCAAAGAGCGTACCGTCGGCGGCAAGACCACCATTCGCTTCGTCCCGCTGCGTGAAGCGATCGACGTATTGAAGCTCGATGCGGTCGACCTGTCGATCACCAGCATCGAAGCCTCGACGCCGGTCTCCGAGTTCGACACCACCAGCAAAGACCTGACCATCGCGTTCGCCGAACCCATTCCCGTCGGTCAGGAAAGCTGGGTCACCATCGAGCATCACTGCCAGCCGCAAGGTGGTTTCTATTTCCGCACGCCGGAGATGGGCTACCCGAAGGAAGACACCCACTGCTGGACGCAGGGCGAATCGCACTATGCCCGGCAATGGTTCCCGTGCTTCGACTACCCCAACGAAAAGTCGACTACCGAAGTCATCTGCCACGTGCCAAGCGACATGACGGTGATCTCCAACGGGCGTAACCTGGGAGAAAGTATCGACCCGGCCACGAACCTGAAGTCAGTTCACTGGCTGCAAGACAAGCCGCACGTGAACTACCTGATCTGCGTCGTCGCTGGCTACTTCGACAAACTGGAAGATGCCGCCGGCAACATTCCGCTCGGGTACTACAGCCAACCGACTCTTTCCAAGCACGCCGCTGCTTCGTTCCAGGATACGGCCTCGATCATGGACTTCTATCAGAAGGAGATCGGTGTCGCGTACCCCTGGCACAAGTACGACCAGGTCACTATTCGCGACTTCATGGCCGGTGGGATGGAAAACACCACCATCACCACGCTGACCCACAACACGATCTTCACCCCGGCTACTGAAAACATCCGTTCGTCGCGCGGGCTCGACGCTCACGAACTGGCCCACCAGTGGTTTGGCGATTACGTCACCTGCGAAGACTGGAGCCACCTGTGGCTCAACGAAGGGTTCGCCACCTACTACACCCATCTGTACGAAGGGGAAAAGTTCGGTCGCGATGCGATGTTGTACGGTCTGTACCGCGATGCGACCAATCGCGTTCTGCCCGGCGGTGCGAACGACAAACGCCCCATCGTCTGGAAGAAGTACCGCAACGCAGGCGAACAGTTCGACTACCGAGCCTACCCCAAGGGAAGCTGGGTGCTGCACATGCTTCGCAGCCAATTGGGCGAAGAGATGTTCCGCGAGACGATTCAAAGCTATTTAAAAGAGCACGGCCTGACGACCGTTACCACGCCGGAACTGCAAGCCGCCTTCGAAGAAACCAGCGGGCGAACGTTCGATCGCTTCTTCGATCAGTGGGTGTACCATGCCCGCCATCCTGACTTGAAGATTCGTTATCGCTTTGATCCGAAGCTTTCGCTCGCTCAGATCACGCTCGAACAAACCCAAAAGGTGGACGACGACGTGATGCTGTTTCACTTCCCCGCCACGTTCGCCTTCCTGTGTGACGGCGAGATGGTCCTGCATACCGAAGAGATCACCGACGCCAAGCACGACTTCTACGTCGCGCTGCCCAGCAAGCCAGAGATGGTGCAGTTCGATCCCGAGTACACCCTGCTGACCAAGGTTGATTTCGACAAGCCGGAAGACCTGTGGATCAGCGAACTCGAAAACGCCGAGCGTGCTCCTGGCCGCATCCTGGCCATTAGTGCCTTGGCCAAGAAAAAGTCGAACAAAGCGATCGACGCCATTCAAAAGGCCCTGGAAACCGACCCGTTCTTCGGCGTTCGCGTCGAAGCCGCCGAGGCCCTGGGCAAGATCCATAGCGACGAGTCACGAGCCGCGATTCGCAAGACGGCGATGCCCAGTGATGCCCGCGTTCGCCTGGCCTTGGTGAAAGCGACCGTCGGCGACTATCAACCCGAAAAGGTTGCCGAGCTGCTGGAAGCCGCCCAGGCCGAAAAGAACCCGGCGATTGCCGCGGCCTGGATCGAAGGGCTGGCCAAGTATTCCGACGCACCGGTCACGCAGTACCTGATTGCTTCGCTCGACAAGCAGTCGTTCCGCAACGAAATCGCCGAAGCCGCGGTCGAAGCGATGCGTAAGAGCGGTTCGTCGCAGTATGTCCCAGACCTGACCGAACAGGTAGCCCTGCATGCCGACAGCTACACGACCCGCGGCCTGGCCAGTCTGCTGAGAACCCTCGCCAGCTTGAGCGACGAGAAGCCGGAAAAGCTGCAATCGCTGGAGCATATTGCTCCCCACCTGAACGATGCCCGCAACGACGTGCAAAAGGGAGCGATCGAAGCCCTGGGTAAACTCGGCCTGGAAGATGCCCGCCCAATCTTGCAAGCCTACGCCGATGCCTCGCACAACGAAGAGCTTTCCAAAGCCGCCGAAGGTGCCCTGGCCGCAATCACCAAGCAAAGCACCCCGCAGCCGACCGAACTGATCGAACTCCGCAAACAAATGCAAGATCTCGAAAAGTCGAACGACTCGCTGCAGAAGAAGCTTGACGAACTCGAGAAGAAGCTGGAAGCAAGCGAGGATGTGGAGAAGAAGGACTAA
- a CDS encoding alpha/beta hydrolase family protein — protein sequence MCRFLRCVLLCTGLFSFAASASAETPSVVRGPALPGTSLLEMEGDGAEIASQMVAGIDRFLLQEIADAPGKRSQYWERDTSSPEAYTRSIEKNRQRLAEVLGVRDERLPEIAFQRTASVNEPLALASSETVEVIAVQWPVFGAIHGEGLLLRPQGKIRGCIVAIPDAAQTPEQSAGLEPGIAPSSQYARHLAESGFQVVIPTTITRERGLLKFDGPRQSQLPGRELLYRSAFELGRHLIGYEVQKVLAAVDAFTQEGTQPIGVIGYGEGGMLALYAGALDERIDSVGVSGYFTSRQKIWEEPIDRNVFGRLREFGDAEIASLIAPRRLAIEAAAGPQGDLPGEHGSAPGTLVSPSLEKVIQEARQARALVGDRISDSWLTLTSEEEGQGAFGSQRWLTQFLMGLKSSESLVTTTQLPEYDGQPIDKQARMVRQMDQINRQNQVILADSPAVRSSYFRPDTSSLAAFEKSVAPYREAFETEVIGKFDRPLLPASPRTRQIYSEPKWTGYEVALDVFPEVFAYGLLLVPNDLASDEKRPVVVCQHGLEGRPDHLIGDEKFGAYQAYAVALVERGFVVFCPQNPYIYQDRFRTLQRKANALGTTLFSIIVPQHRQITAWLKTQPFVDPDRIAFYGLSYGGKSAMRIPPLVPDYSAVICSGDFNEWVDKVASTRNPRSYIWTGEYEIFEFNLGNTFNYAEMAGLIAPRAFMVERGHFDGVADDEKVGHEFAKVRHLYAAKLKIPEQCEIEWFDGGHMINGQGSFNFLHHHLQWPKR from the coding sequence ATGTGTCGATTCTTGCGATGCGTGCTGCTTTGCACCGGACTGTTTTCATTCGCAGCTAGTGCCAGCGCCGAGACTCCCTCCGTTGTGCGCGGTCCTGCTTTGCCAGGCACCAGCCTGTTGGAGATGGAAGGGGACGGGGCGGAGATTGCTTCGCAGATGGTTGCCGGGATCGATCGGTTTCTACTGCAGGAGATCGCGGATGCACCGGGGAAGCGTTCGCAGTATTGGGAGCGTGACACTAGTTCGCCGGAAGCGTATACGCGGTCGATCGAGAAGAACCGGCAGCGGCTGGCGGAAGTGTTGGGGGTGCGGGACGAGCGCCTGCCTGAGATTGCATTTCAGCGCACGGCCAGCGTGAATGAGCCGTTGGCGCTGGCATCTTCGGAGACCGTCGAAGTGATCGCGGTGCAGTGGCCGGTGTTTGGGGCGATCCATGGGGAAGGCTTATTGCTGCGGCCCCAAGGGAAAATACGCGGGTGCATTGTCGCGATCCCTGACGCAGCCCAAACGCCTGAGCAGTCGGCTGGTCTCGAACCAGGCATCGCTCCGTCGTCGCAGTATGCTCGGCACCTGGCCGAAAGCGGCTTTCAGGTGGTGATTCCGACGACCATCACGCGCGAACGCGGACTTCTGAAATTCGATGGACCGCGACAAAGCCAATTGCCGGGGCGGGAACTTCTATACCGGTCCGCTTTCGAACTGGGTCGGCATTTGATTGGGTACGAAGTGCAAAAGGTGTTGGCGGCGGTTGATGCTTTTACCCAGGAGGGGACGCAGCCGATCGGGGTGATTGGTTACGGCGAAGGAGGGATGCTGGCCCTGTACGCTGGTGCCCTGGACGAGCGCATCGATTCGGTTGGGGTGAGTGGCTATTTCACTTCGCGGCAGAAGATCTGGGAGGAACCGATCGACCGCAATGTGTTTGGCAGGCTGCGGGAATTCGGCGATGCGGAGATTGCCAGCCTGATCGCCCCCCGTCGCCTGGCGATCGAAGCGGCCGCCGGACCACAGGGCGATCTGCCCGGCGAGCATGGCTCGGCCCCAGGCACACTCGTGTCACCCTCGTTGGAAAAGGTAATACAGGAAGCGCGACAAGCCCGCGCACTGGTGGGTGATCGCATCTCTGATTCGTGGCTTACATTGACCAGCGAAGAAGAAGGACAAGGGGCATTCGGATCGCAGCGTTGGCTCACGCAGTTTCTCATGGGCCTCAAATCCAGCGAGTCGCTGGTGACCACCACGCAGTTACCAGAATACGATGGCCAGCCGATCGACAAGCAAGCCCGGATGGTTCGTCAGATGGACCAGATCAATCGCCAAAACCAGGTGATTCTGGCCGACAGTCCCGCGGTTCGCAGTAGCTACTTTCGACCAGATACTTCTTCATTAGCCGCGTTTGAAAAGAGTGTCGCGCCGTATCGCGAGGCGTTTGAAACGGAGGTGATCGGCAAGTTCGATCGCCCCCTGTTGCCGGCCAGTCCGCGTACCCGGCAGATTTATTCCGAGCCGAAATGGACCGGGTACGAAGTCGCTCTCGATGTGTTTCCGGAGGTGTTCGCGTATGGCTTACTTTTGGTACCAAACGATCTCGCCTCCGACGAGAAACGCCCGGTCGTGGTTTGCCAGCATGGTTTGGAAGGTCGCCCGGATCACTTGATCGGGGATGAGAAGTTTGGGGCTTACCAGGCGTACGCGGTGGCGCTGGTCGAGCGAGGCTTTGTCGTGTTCTGTCCTCAGAACCCGTACATCTACCAAGATCGTTTTCGCACCTTGCAGCGGAAGGCCAACGCGTTGGGCACGACGTTGTTCTCGATCATCGTTCCGCAGCACCGCCAGATTACCGCCTGGCTCAAGACGCAGCCGTTTGTCGATCCGGATCGCATTGCCTTTTACGGCCTGAGCTACGGTGGCAAGTCGGCCATGCGAATTCCTCCTTTGGTGCCTGACTACTCGGCGGTGATCTGTTCCGGCGACTTCAACGAATGGGTCGACAAGGTGGCCTCGACCCGCAACCCGCGAAGCTACATTTGGACCGGCGAGTACGAGATCTTTGAGTTCAATCTGGGCAATACGTTTAACTACGCCGAAATGGCCGGGCTGATCGCTCCGCGCGCTTTCATGGTCGAGCGCGGACATTTCGACGGTGTCGCCGACGACGAAAAGGTGGGGCACGAGTTCGCCAAGGTACGCCACCTCTACGCGGCGAAGCTAAAGATCCCCGAACAGTGCGAAATCGAATGGTTCGACGGAGGCCACATGATCAACGGCCAGGGATCGTTCAACTTCCTGCACCATCATTTGCAGTGGCCCAAGCGATAA